From Candidatus Methylomirabilota bacterium, a single genomic window includes:
- a CDS encoding glycosyltransferase family 2 protein, protein MADGRRLAIDVIVPLYNEEAVVAEFHRQLMAVVTPLRRECDVRICYVNDGSVDQTRAELAKLAADDPAVTVLELSRNFGHQAALTAGLDRARGDVAVTLDGDGQHPPELIAEMVALYRAGYDVVLTQRVAGPEPRWKRWTSSGFYRLLRGIGDTRMTAGSADYRLIARPVLDALREMREYHRFLRGMVAWTGYRTVVLPYAERERIGGRPSYSLRARARLAANATFSFSLVPLKLALVVGLGFLLLAAAEAVYVASFWITGRQDRLVPGWSSLMFMVLIVGAALMIAVGLVGIYVGYIFQEVKRRPVYLVRDAERDPDDRPRPPIP, encoded by the coding sequence ATGGCTGACGGCCGCCGCCTCGCCATCGACGTCATCGTCCCGCTCTACAACGAGGAGGCGGTCGTCGCCGAGTTCCACCGCCAGCTGATGGCGGTCGTGACGCCGCTGCGCCGCGAGTGCGACGTCCGCATCTGCTACGTCAACGACGGCTCGGTGGATCAGACCCGCGCCGAGCTGGCCAAGCTGGCCGCCGACGACCCGGCGGTGACCGTGCTGGAGCTGAGCCGCAACTTCGGCCACCAGGCCGCGCTCACCGCCGGGCTCGACCGGGCGAGGGGCGACGTGGCGGTGACCCTCGACGGCGACGGGCAGCATCCGCCGGAGCTGATCGCCGAGATGGTCGCGCTCTACCGGGCGGGCTACGACGTGGTGCTCACCCAGCGGGTGGCCGGCCCCGAGCCGCGGTGGAAACGCTGGACCTCGTCCGGGTTCTACCGTCTCCTGCGCGGCATCGGCGACACCCGGATGACCGCCGGCTCCGCCGACTATCGGCTCATCGCGCGGCCGGTGCTCGACGCCCTGCGGGAGATGCGCGAGTACCATCGCTTCCTGCGAGGCATGGTGGCCTGGACCGGATACCGGACGGTGGTCCTGCCCTACGCGGAGCGCGAGCGCATCGGCGGCCGGCCGAGCTACTCCCTGCGCGCGCGGGCGCGCCTGGCCGCCAATGCCACATTCTCGTTCTCGCTGGTCCCGCTGAAGCTGGCGCTGGTGGTGGGCCTCGGCTTCCTGCTCCTGGCCGCGGCCGAGGCGGTCTACGTGGCCAGCTTCTGGATCACCGGGCGGCAGGACCGGCTCGTGCCCGGCTGGTCCTCGCTCATGTTCATGGTGCTGATCGTGGGCGCGGCTCTCATGATCGCGGTCGGGCTGGTCGGCATCTACGTCGGCTACATCTTCCAGGAGGTGAAGCGCCGGCCGGTCTACCTCGTGCGCGACGCCGAGCGCGACCCGGACGACCGGCCCCGGCCGCCTATCCCTTGA
- a CDS encoding carbohydrate ABC transporter permease — MRLGTLVRWAVLALILAIVFVPMYWILVTSFKTGRQILLSQNVYAPQPFTIDNYLYLFEESRFALWFRNSAITATASTLLSLLIGTAGAYALTRLRFAGRRSLGAIVLVTYLVPPGLMFIPLYQTFIRIGYTDSLGTLILAYPTFLVPFVTWLLMGFFRSIPRQLEEAALVDGATRVQALVHVVLPLAGPGLLAAGLFCFTLSWNEFLYALIFIADDSLKTLPVGLSEFVVSDFAFWGQLMAAAALASLPVIVVYIYLHKYMVQGLTAGAVKG; from the coding sequence GTGCGCCTGGGCACCCTCGTCCGCTGGGCCGTGCTCGCGCTGATCCTCGCGATCGTGTTCGTGCCGATGTACTGGATCCTGGTGACCTCCTTCAAGACCGGCCGCCAGATCCTGCTCTCCCAGAACGTGTACGCCCCGCAGCCGTTCACCATCGACAACTACCTCTACCTGTTCGAGGAGAGCCGCTTCGCCCTGTGGTTCCGCAACAGCGCGATCACCGCCACCGCCAGCACGCTGCTGTCGCTGCTGATCGGCACCGCGGGGGCCTACGCCCTGACCCGCCTGCGCTTCGCGGGCCGCCGCAGCCTCGGCGCGATCGTGCTGGTCACCTACCTGGTGCCGCCCGGGCTCATGTTCATCCCGCTCTACCAGACCTTCATCCGGATCGGCTACACCGACTCGCTGGGCACCCTGATCCTCGCGTACCCGACGTTCCTGGTCCCGTTCGTGACCTGGCTCCTCATGGGCTTCTTCCGCTCGATTCCCCGCCAGCTGGAGGAGGCCGCGCTGGTGGACGGCGCCACCCGCGTGCAGGCCCTCGTGCACGTGGTGCTGCCGCTCGCCGGACCGGGTCTCCTCGCGGCCGGGCTGTTCTGCTTCACGCTGTCCTGGAACGAGTTCCTGTACGCGCTGATCTTCATCGCGGACGACAGCCTCAAGACCTTGCCGGTGGGCCTCTCCGAGTTCGTGGTCTCGGACTTCGCGTTCTGGGGCCAGCTCATGGCCGCGGCCGCGCTCGCCTCGCTGCCGGTGATCGTGGTCTACATCTACCTGCACAAGTACATGGTGCAGGGGCTGACCGCGGGCGCGGTCAAGGGATAG
- a CDS encoding sugar ABC transporter permease, with amino-acid sequence MLTDRHREQLLGYTMIAPVAIFLAALVAYPFISAIYLSLTEKIVGYPAHFVGLRNYANLLDSGRFRIVAWNSAVFTVASIVVKLVIGMAMALALHQVVRGNQFIRGILLLPWIIPTVVIALTWKWLLDLFRGLVNVSLIDLGVVKSGVHWLGDPSLAMLSVVMANIWRGFPFFGVSFLAALQTVPQELYDAADVDGAGSWQKFWRITLPSIKGVVAVVTLLSTIVTLNDFNIVWIMTRGGPGAATHIFATYSYELGIMSQRWGVAMAASMASLPLVALLIVGVVRYLHREEE; translated from the coding sequence GTGCTGACCGATCGCCACCGGGAGCAATTGCTGGGTTACACCATGATCGCCCCGGTGGCGATCTTTCTCGCCGCGCTGGTCGCCTATCCCTTCATCAGCGCCATCTACCTGAGCCTCACCGAGAAGATCGTCGGCTATCCCGCGCACTTCGTCGGGCTGCGCAACTACGCCAACCTGCTCGATAGCGGCCGCTTCCGCATCGTGGCGTGGAACAGCGCGGTGTTCACGGTGGCCTCGATCGTGGTCAAGCTCGTCATCGGCATGGCCATGGCCCTGGCCCTGCACCAGGTGGTGCGCGGCAACCAGTTCATCCGCGGCATCCTGCTCCTGCCCTGGATCATCCCCACGGTGGTCATCGCGCTCACCTGGAAGTGGCTGCTCGACCTGTTCCGGGGCCTCGTCAACGTGAGCCTGATCGACCTGGGCGTGGTCAAGAGCGGCGTGCACTGGCTGGGCGATCCGAGCCTGGCCATGCTGTCGGTGGTCATGGCCAACATCTGGCGCGGCTTTCCGTTCTTCGGGGTGTCGTTCCTGGCCGCGCTGCAGACCGTGCCGCAGGAGCTCTACGACGCGGCCGACGTCGACGGGGCGGGCAGCTGGCAGAAGTTCTGGCGCATCACGCTGCCCAGCATCAAGGGCGTGGTGGCGGTGGTCACCCTGCTCAGCACGATCGTGACGCTCAACGACTTCAACATCGTCTGGATCATGACCCGCGGCGGTCCCGGGGCGGCCACCCACATCTTCGCGACCTACAGCTACGAGCTGGGCATCATGTCGCAGCGGTGGGGCGTGGCCATGGCCGCCTCGATGGCCTCGCTGCCCCTGGTGGCCCTGCTCATCGTGGGCGTCGTCCGCTACCTGCATCGCGAGGAGGAGTGA
- a CDS encoding extracellular solute-binding protein: protein MSKLARQLIVLAVLLIVVVALVAPDPGPTAAAGKLSLWRLKTYIPPADKILDANAQECAKKAGMELAIQTYTFDDMWTKYTAAIESKTLPDIAELDAVGPARLANLGRLADMSDVVAAVTKELGPILTNAEGAVKFGGKYYAVPHYGIPLVLFYRKDILAKVGAEPPDTWEAIQQISEKVKKAGIHEFPNGFPWNRTGDGYDPAMSLLWSYGAAWVDKSGKFIGMPKGPAVQALKVVTAAYLVDKTAAFDYLSWSGSTNNESFMAGKVTFTPNGPSILFQEESNKHPLQKDTAIKLMPKGPAGRNLALTFVMNWGVPVDGKQQKEAKAVVSCIMSRAQWMKYMTGSFQQAVPLFARPLDDPYWNTPTGKTIVETVKIGHPVGWPGPTTPAAAEVVSSNVLTDMVTQVIVDKATPEAAVDEANKRIKEIYDRLPVK from the coding sequence ATGTCTAAGCTGGCAAGGCAGCTCATAGTGCTCGCCGTCCTGCTCATCGTCGTCGTCGCGCTCGTGGCTCCCGATCCGGGGCCGACCGCGGCGGCCGGCAAGCTCAGCTTGTGGCGGCTCAAGACGTACATCCCGCCGGCTGACAAGATCCTCGACGCCAATGCCCAGGAGTGCGCGAAGAAGGCGGGGATGGAGCTGGCCATCCAGACCTACACCTTCGACGACATGTGGACCAAGTACACCGCGGCCATCGAGTCGAAGACGCTGCCCGACATCGCCGAGCTGGACGCGGTGGGCCCGGCGCGGCTCGCCAACCTGGGCCGCCTCGCCGACATGTCGGACGTCGTCGCCGCGGTCACCAAGGAGCTGGGGCCGATCCTGACCAACGCGGAAGGCGCGGTGAAGTTCGGCGGGAAGTACTACGCGGTGCCGCACTACGGCATCCCGCTCGTCCTCTTCTATCGGAAGGACATCCTCGCGAAGGTCGGCGCCGAGCCGCCGGACACGTGGGAGGCCATCCAGCAGATCTCCGAGAAGGTGAAGAAGGCGGGCATCCACGAGTTCCCCAACGGCTTTCCGTGGAACCGCACCGGCGACGGCTACGACCCGGCCATGAGCCTGCTCTGGAGCTACGGGGCCGCGTGGGTGGACAAGAGCGGCAAGTTCATCGGCATGCCCAAGGGGCCGGCGGTGCAGGCGCTCAAGGTCGTCACCGCCGCCTACCTCGTCGACAAGACCGCCGCGTTCGATTATCTCTCGTGGTCCGGCTCGACCAACAACGAGTCGTTCATGGCCGGCAAGGTCACCTTCACCCCCAACGGGCCGAGCATCCTGTTCCAGGAGGAGTCGAACAAGCATCCCCTGCAGAAGGACACCGCGATCAAGCTCATGCCCAAGGGGCCGGCCGGGCGCAACCTGGCGCTCACCTTCGTGATGAACTGGGGCGTGCCGGTCGACGGCAAGCAGCAGAAGGAGGCGAAGGCGGTGGTGAGCTGCATCATGTCGCGTGCCCAGTGGATGAAGTACATGACCGGCTCGTTCCAGCAGGCGGTGCCGTTGTTCGCCCGGCCGCTCGACGATCCGTACTGGAACACCCCGACCGGCAAGACCATCGTGGAGACGGTGAAGATCGGCCATCCGGTGGGCTGGCCAGGCCCCACCACGCCGGCGGCGGCCGAGGTGGTCTCGAGCAACGTGCTGACCGACATGGTCACGCAGGTGATCGTGGACAAGGCGACGCCGGAGGCGGCGGTCGACGAGGCCAACAAGCGGATCAAGGAGATCTACGATCGCCTGCCGGTGAAGTGA
- a CDS encoding OB-fold domain-containing protein — translation MAEAARKIPAPTPTPETAPYWEAAAQGRLLVKTCTACGRPHHYPRPICPFCGSDRTEWKESAGRGVIYSFSVMRRATPPYVIAYVTLDEGVTMMTGLVDCDVDALRIGQPVRVVFTPTDGGPPVPMFTPR, via the coding sequence ATGGCCGAGGCCGCCCGCAAGATCCCCGCGCCCACGCCGACGCCCGAGACCGCGCCGTACTGGGAGGCGGCGGCCCAGGGCCGGCTGCTCGTGAAGACCTGCACCGCCTGCGGGCGGCCGCATCACTACCCGCGTCCGATCTGCCCGTTCTGCGGTAGCGATCGCACCGAGTGGAAGGAGTCGGCGGGCCGCGGGGTGATCTATTCGTTCAGCGTGATGCGGCGGGCCACGCCGCCCTACGTGATCGCCTACGTCACCCTCGACGAGGGCGTGACCATGATGACCGGCCTGGTGGATTGCGATGTCGACGCGCTGCGGATCGGCCAGCCGGTGCGCGTCGTCTTCACGCCCACCGACGGCGGCCCGCCGGTGCCGATGTTCACGCCGCGATGA
- a CDS encoding thiolase domain-containing protein, giving the protein MSIRHRACIVGVFEHPTRKADGISLAQLHAEVARGALADAGLGKDDVDGYFCAGDAPGLGGLSMADYMGLRLRHIDTTETGGSSYVVHVGHAAEAIAAGRCDVALITLAGRPRAEGMATGTAPRNYGPAAPDVAFEAPFSPTVVNQYAMAAMRHMHEFGTTSEQLAWIKVAASHHAQHNPHAMLRDVVTVADVVGSPMISDPLHRLDCCVISDGGGAVVVARPEIARELGRPLVRVRGAGEAVKHQMGGQVDLTYTGARWSGPAAFESAGVAPADIKYASIYDSFTITVLITLEDLGFCPKGQGGRFVADGNLIAGTGRLPFNTDGGGLCNNHPANRGGMTKVIEAVRQLRGEAHPAVQVKGCDLALAHGTGGSLGTRHASATLIMERG; this is encoded by the coding sequence ATGAGCATCCGGCACCGCGCCTGCATCGTCGGCGTCTTCGAGCACCCCACGCGCAAGGCCGACGGCATCTCGCTCGCGCAGCTCCACGCCGAGGTGGCCCGCGGCGCGCTGGCCGACGCCGGGCTCGGCAAGGACGACGTGGACGGCTACTTCTGCGCGGGGGACGCGCCCGGTCTGGGCGGGCTCTCGATGGCCGACTACATGGGCCTGCGCCTGCGCCACATCGACACCACCGAGACCGGCGGGTCCTCCTACGTGGTGCACGTGGGTCACGCCGCCGAGGCCATCGCGGCCGGCCGCTGCGACGTGGCCCTGATCACGCTGGCCGGCCGTCCGCGCGCCGAGGGTATGGCCACCGGCACCGCGCCGCGCAACTACGGCCCCGCCGCGCCCGACGTGGCCTTCGAGGCCCCGTTCTCGCCGACGGTGGTGAATCAGTACGCGATGGCGGCCATGCGTCACATGCACGAGTTCGGCACCACCAGCGAGCAGCTCGCGTGGATCAAGGTGGCCGCCTCCCATCACGCCCAGCACAATCCGCACGCGATGCTGCGCGACGTGGTGACGGTGGCCGACGTGGTGGGCTCGCCCATGATCTCCGACCCGCTGCACCGGCTGGACTGCTGCGTGATCAGCGACGGCGGCGGCGCGGTGGTCGTGGCGCGCCCCGAGATCGCGCGCGAGCTCGGGCGCCCGTTGGTCAGGGTGCGCGGGGCGGGCGAGGCGGTGAAGCACCAGATGGGCGGCCAGGTCGATCTCACCTACACGGGGGCGCGCTGGTCGGGCCCGGCCGCGTTCGAGAGCGCGGGGGTCGCCCCCGCCGACATCAAGTACGCCTCGATCTACGACAGCTTCACCATCACGGTGCTGATCACGCTGGAGGACCTGGGCTTCTGTCCCAAGGGGCAGGGCGGCCGGTTCGTCGCCGACGGCAATCTCATCGCGGGAACGGGACGGCTGCCGTTCAACACCGACGGCGGCGGCCTCTGCAACAACCACCCGGCCAACCGCGGCGGCATGACCAAGGTGATCGAGGCGGTGCGCCAGCTGCGCGGCGAGGCGCATCCCGCGGTGCAGGTGAAGGGCTGCGACCTGGCCCTGGCCCACGGCACCGGCGGCTCGCTCGGCACGCGCCACGCCAGCGCCACGCTCATCATGGAGCGAGGCTGA
- a CDS encoding D-2-hydroxyacid dehydrogenase family protein, with the protein MKIAILDDYQDTIRTLRCFDKVRLHDVTIWRDHTKDVDTLASRLKDTEVLVCIRERTPIGSPLLERLDRLRMVTQVGVVPNIDVPACTRRGVIVSSSQMPGRPSYATAELTWGLVIAALRRIPQEMIALRAGKWQAYPIGTGLRGKTLGILGYGKIGAVVAGYGRAFGMNVVAWGRPSTLQRAKEDGYTPAASREAFFADSDVVSIHVRLIDATRGLVTAEDLGRMKPSAVFVNTSRAGLVAPGALEGALRQGRPGMAAVDVYEDEPVLGAAHPLLAIDNCICVPHLGYVERDSLEHMFDTIFDQVVAYGEGKPINVLNPDALAARRA; encoded by the coding sequence ATGAAGATCGCCATTCTCGACGACTACCAGGACACCATCCGCACGCTGCGCTGCTTCGACAAGGTCCGCCTGCACGACGTGACGATCTGGAGAGACCACACCAAGGACGTCGACACGCTCGCGAGCCGACTGAAGGACACCGAGGTGCTGGTGTGCATCCGCGAGCGCACTCCGATCGGCTCGCCGCTGCTCGAGCGCCTCGATCGGCTGAGGATGGTGACCCAGGTCGGGGTGGTGCCGAACATCGACGTCCCCGCCTGCACGCGGCGCGGCGTGATCGTCTCCTCCAGCCAGATGCCGGGACGGCCCTCCTACGCCACCGCGGAGCTGACGTGGGGGCTCGTCATCGCGGCGCTCAGACGGATCCCGCAGGAGATGATCGCGCTGCGCGCCGGCAAGTGGCAGGCCTATCCGATCGGTACCGGCCTGCGCGGCAAGACGCTCGGCATCCTGGGCTACGGCAAGATCGGCGCGGTGGTCGCGGGCTACGGGCGCGCCTTCGGGATGAACGTCGTCGCGTGGGGGCGCCCGTCGACGCTTCAGAGGGCGAAGGAGGACGGCTACACCCCGGCCGCGAGCCGCGAGGCCTTCTTCGCCGACTCCGACGTGGTCTCGATCCACGTGCGGCTGATCGACGCCACCCGCGGCCTGGTGACCGCCGAGGACCTGGGGCGCATGAAGCCGTCCGCGGTGTTCGTCAACACGAGCCGGGCCGGCCTCGTCGCCCCGGGCGCGCTCGAGGGGGCCCTGCGCCAGGGCCGGCCGGGCATGGCCGCGGTGGACGTGTACGAGGACGAGCCGGTGCTGGGGGCCGCCCACCCGCTACTCGCGATCGACAACTGCATCTGCGTGCCGCATCTGGGCTACGTGGAGCGCGACAGCCTCGAGCACATGTTCGACACCATCTTCGACCAGGTGGTGGCCTACGGCGAGGGCAAGCCGATCAACGTGCTCAACCCCGACGCGCTCGCGGCGCGGCGGGCCTGA
- a CDS encoding ABC transporter substrate-binding protein, with the protein MTAAAGVLLGVPRIGRAQPTGKAPKIGWLGGGAGRSAAEMQRSTQFKAFADGLREHGYVVGRDVSVELRMVRPDKVEQYHDFAARLAAEADVILAANPFSLAAATRATRTVPIVGLDMESDPVRQGWAATLARPGGNVTGFFLDMPEMSGKHVEFVKIVKPSLARLAVLGDPRLNALQFEVTDGAARDAGLALERLAVQSPDEIEGAIAEAARRGAGALVVFTSPLINSALPRIARAAVKHRMPSICAFAPLFAEAGGLMAYGPDFHELYRRTGAYVARILKGSAPGDLPMQRPEKFLLVINLRTARALGVTLPPSFLRRSDHVIE; encoded by the coding sequence GTGACCGCCGCGGCCGGCGTCCTGCTGGGCGTGCCGCGCATCGGGCGCGCGCAGCCGACCGGGAAGGCGCCGAAGATCGGCTGGCTCGGCGGCGGGGCCGGGCGCTCCGCCGCCGAGATGCAGCGGTCGACGCAGTTCAAGGCCTTCGCGGACGGCCTGCGCGAGCACGGCTACGTGGTCGGCCGCGACGTGAGCGTGGAGCTGCGCATGGTCCGGCCCGACAAGGTCGAGCAGTACCACGACTTCGCGGCCCGCCTGGCCGCCGAGGCGGACGTCATCCTCGCCGCCAATCCCTTCTCCCTGGCCGCGGCGACCCGCGCGACCAGAACCGTCCCGATCGTCGGCCTCGACATGGAGTCCGATCCGGTTCGCCAGGGATGGGCCGCGACCCTGGCGCGCCCCGGCGGCAACGTCACGGGATTCTTCCTTGACATGCCCGAGATGAGCGGCAAGCACGTGGAGTTCGTCAAGATCGTGAAGCCCAGCCTGGCCCGGTTGGCGGTGCTCGGCGATCCGCGCCTGAACGCCCTGCAGTTCGAGGTGACCGACGGCGCGGCGCGCGACGCCGGCCTCGCGCTGGAGCGGCTCGCCGTGCAGAGTCCCGACGAGATCGAGGGCGCGATCGCGGAGGCGGCCCGTCGAGGCGCGGGGGCGCTGGTGGTCTTCACCTCGCCCCTGATCAACAGCGCGCTGCCGCGGATCGCCCGCGCCGCGGTGAAGCACCGGATGCCGTCCATCTGCGCGTTCGCGCCGCTCTTCGCCGAGGCGGGCGGTCTGATGGCCTACGGCCCGGATTTCCACGAGCTGTACCGGCGCACCGGCGCGTACGTCGCCCGGATCCTGAAGGGCAGCGCGCCCGGTGACCTCCCGATGCAGCGTCCCGAGAAGTTCCTGCTCGTGATCAATCTCCGGACGGCGCGGGCGCTCGGCGTGACGCTGCCGCCCTCGTTCCTGCGCCGCAGCGACCACGTGATCGAGTGA
- a CDS encoding zinc-binding dehydrogenase, giving the protein MAETARMAVFHGAGKPFQIREYPVPDPEPGAILIKVAMANVCGSDLHYWRGELDYVKMGRPLPLNTGHEHVGRVAKLGSGVTTDSAGRPLAVGDRVAYRFFFPCGRCRACLRGKTKSCPVRQANFLVSCEAWPHFQGGFGEYFYLRPNHAVFKLADDITDDMAAGVNCAFSQVYAGLDLTALRQGQTVVIQGAGGLGVYACAVAREMGAARVIIIDGVEERLALARAFGATDFVDMREHPTPEDRIKAVKTLTDDWGGDIVMELVGNPKVVDEGLRMTAPEGTYLEIGNINVGWKAEFDPAWIIFGNRRIFGLSHYEAEHLRGALDMMARTRQRYPWDKIISHKFPLESIEEAFVQQDKGHVTRAAIVPT; this is encoded by the coding sequence ATGGCCGAGACGGCGCGGATGGCGGTGTTCCACGGCGCGGGCAAGCCTTTCCAGATTCGCGAATATCCGGTGCCCGACCCCGAGCCCGGCGCCATCTTGATCAAGGTGGCGATGGCCAACGTGTGCGGCTCCGATCTGCACTACTGGCGCGGCGAGCTCGACTACGTGAAGATGGGCCGGCCGCTACCGCTCAACACCGGGCACGAGCACGTGGGACGCGTGGCCAAGCTCGGCTCCGGCGTCACCACCGACTCGGCGGGGCGGCCGCTCGCGGTCGGCGATCGCGTGGCCTACCGCTTCTTCTTCCCGTGCGGCCGCTGCCGCGCGTGCCTCCGGGGCAAGACCAAGTCCTGCCCGGTGCGCCAGGCGAACTTCCTCGTCTCCTGCGAGGCGTGGCCGCACTTCCAGGGCGGCTTCGGCGAGTACTTCTACCTGCGGCCGAACCATGCGGTGTTCAAGCTCGCCGACGACATCACCGACGACATGGCGGCGGGCGTGAACTGCGCCTTCAGCCAGGTCTACGCGGGCCTCGACCTCACCGCCCTGCGCCAGGGCCAGACGGTGGTGATCCAGGGCGCGGGCGGCCTCGGGGTCTACGCCTGCGCGGTGGCGCGCGAGATGGGCGCGGCGCGTGTGATCATCATCGACGGCGTGGAGGAGCGCCTGGCCCTCGCCCGCGCCTTCGGAGCCACCGACTTCGTGGACATGCGCGAGCACCCGACGCCGGAGGACCGCATCAAGGCGGTGAAGACGCTCACCGACGACTGGGGCGGCGATATCGTGATGGAGCTGGTCGGCAACCCCAAGGTGGTCGACGAGGGCCTGCGCATGACCGCGCCGGAAGGGACATATCTGGAGATCGGCAACATCAACGTGGGGTGGAAGGCCGAGTTCGACCCGGCGTGGATCATCTTCGGCAACCGCCGCATCTTCGGCCTCTCCCACTACGAGGCCGAGCACCTGCGCGGCGCGCTGGACATGATGGCCCGTACCCGGCAGCGCTACCCGTGGGACAAGATCATCTCCCACAAGTTCCCCCTCGAGTCGATCGAGGAGGCCTTCGTCCAGCAGGACAAGGGCCACGTCACCCGCGCCGCCATCGTCCCCACCTGA
- a CDS encoding zinc-binding dehydrogenase — MNGRVAVLKAYGGEFELREYPVPDPEPGAILIKLTRAGVCGSDLHIWRGEMKETYGALPKDLTFGHEMCGRVERLGAGVGTDSMGRPLREGDRVTFCYFFPCGRCPVCLDDEMGSCPQKGRPNRVAGTPPYFNNAYGDYYYLRPGHFIFKMPDEIADDVATPINCALSQVLYGLRKAGFRAGQSLVVQGAGGLGLNAVAVARDMGADTVIVVDRLAPRLALARTFGADHTVNATEIASADKRVDAVKALTGGFGADVVADFVGYADVIPEGLRMLRGGGCYLEVGSISPGNVFSYDATALVRGNARLVATSNYSPWALEQSLSFMKRNLRRFPFEKVISHVFPLERISEAFAQADWAQRGGQVSRAALSM; from the coding sequence ATGAACGGACGGGTGGCGGTGCTGAAAGCGTACGGCGGCGAGTTCGAGCTGCGTGAGTATCCGGTGCCCGATCCCGAGCCGGGTGCGATCCTGATCAAGCTGACGCGGGCGGGCGTGTGCGGCTCCGACCTGCACATCTGGCGCGGCGAGATGAAGGAGACGTACGGTGCGCTGCCCAAGGACCTCACGTTCGGGCACGAGATGTGCGGGCGGGTGGAGCGGCTCGGGGCCGGCGTCGGCACCGATTCGATGGGACGGCCGCTGCGCGAGGGCGACCGGGTGACCTTCTGCTACTTCTTCCCGTGCGGCCGCTGCCCGGTCTGCCTGGACGACGAGATGGGCAGCTGCCCGCAGAAGGGCCGGCCCAACCGCGTGGCGGGCACGCCGCCGTACTTCAACAACGCCTACGGCGACTACTACTACCTGCGGCCGGGCCACTTCATCTTCAAGATGCCGGACGAGATTGCCGACGACGTGGCCACGCCGATCAACTGCGCGCTCTCCCAGGTGCTCTACGGCCTGCGCAAGGCGGGCTTCCGCGCCGGCCAGTCGCTGGTGGTGCAGGGAGCCGGCGGCCTCGGCCTCAACGCGGTCGCGGTGGCGCGCGACATGGGCGCCGACACCGTCATCGTGGTGGACCGCCTGGCCCCGCGGCTGGCCCTGGCCAGGACCTTCGGCGCCGACCACACCGTGAACGCGACCGAGATCGCCTCCGCGGACAAGCGGGTCGACGCGGTCAAGGCGCTGACCGGCGGGTTCGGCGCCGACGTGGTGGCCGACTTCGTGGGCTACGCCGACGTCATCCCCGAAGGGCTGCGCATGCTGAGAGGCGGCGGGTGTTATCTGGAGGTGGGCAGCATCTCGCCCGGCAACGTGTTCTCCTACGACGCCACCGCGCTGGTGCGGGGCAACGCGAGGCTGGTCGCCACCTCCAACTACTCGCCGTGGGCGCTCGAGCAGTCGCTCTCGTTCATGAAGCGCAATCTCCGGCGCTTCCCGTTCGAGAAGGTGATCTCCCACGTGTTCCCGCTCGAGCGCATCTCGGAGGCCTTCGCCCAGGCCGACTGGGCCCAGCGCGGCGGCCAGGTCTCCCGCGCCGCCCTCTCGATGTAG